The Desulfobacterales bacterium genome includes a region encoding these proteins:
- a CDS encoding DUF1302 family protein, translated as MKENSRNKHDEGGAGRQSFFTGFWVLLLVLTWGIGSAVAFNIPTGNDDLFIRWDNTIRYTLQQRLHGAESNLIGDINSDDGDRNFDVGIVQNRFDLLSEADL; from the coding sequence ATGAAAGAGAACAGCAGAAACAAGCATGATGAGGGAGGAGCCGGAAGGCAAAGCTTTTTTACGGGGTTTTGGGTACTGCTGCTGGTATTGACCTGGGGAATTGGCAGTGCCGTTGCGTTCAACATTCCAACGGGGAATGACGATCTTTTCATCCGCTGGGACAACACGATCCGGTACACGCTGCAGCAACGGTTGCACGGCGCGGAGAGCAATCTGATCGGGGACATCAACTCCGATGACGGGGACCGGAACTTTGATGTAGGCATCGTGCAGAACCGGTTTGATCTTCTTTCCGAGGCGGATTTGA
- a CDS encoding sigma 54-interacting transcriptional regulator codes for MISDLPDFSPVQWDFLSVLEAFASPLPIDIVGTLVPLTAVSLFDLMERAAQLNILETTSGHVFALSSKLPSIITEKLQAINTPLRISEMIDALTISNLLDRLDPEIIAKLLLKAQREEDAVTIQSSLAEKAVLSQDVNTAIVFLRQALEGRHLRNRNYSIDTQLVSLVLKVSDLCFANGKGFPEALSLLQKTCFICEATGDKRSRAMIDMHMGMHFYLFNMFDESLKALSAGKQAAEAFGDNDILNYAAGYVGLYYLIQGDYKEALAYFETAVEQNRLPGNDDINPFAPVFFSLSAMAFYQFDRAFTILDVFHRKAEQNNRSGAAALLRAVLGYILMNHQKEKEALYHLSIAQNAAGEQCNAFALCWVKLFMTYHQFMMGNLPEARNAFINATDNAAKANLGLPVATFPWILDMLLEFERQNIAPVPNCSLTNAIDIIMNGPSASTKGLAMRILAKRAVLNKLPVGQIYSYLQNSLKYLEHTGFMVELSKTRIEMARLELSKGNRDHARDYAQDAWRDLPGYAEHVFPDDLQHLIENVSKGWILKSFMSPEVVFNRFSTILEKVVPASDLKVLLRRVVTATNWFFSAERGGFFLFEGDVKKAKAILLGAVNLTEIETASLNFNTSMNLMIQAIQNDRPLIKKIAMAGHSKMIPVLCIPVNPGEGRHGVLYHDNAVLSDCFDFLDDHALNLLKIHLNGLCRQIWEYCRSAQRNKNLLSEEIIEQGAVLNKSIIGQSPVFQEVLKKARRIAGSDSPILIQGETGAGKEVMARWVHKHSPRRNSPYVIIDSTTIAENLIESELFGHEKGAFTGADRQKPGRVELASGGTLFLDEVGELPLSIQAKLLRVLEEKTFTRVGGSRVHQCDFRLIAATNRNLAAEVKTGRFRQDLFYRLNVLPIEIPPLRERKEDIVLLARHFLELACKRLKRSQPPITPADVSALLAYPWPGNIRELKNIIERASLLSSDHRLELQLTVAPESRQASAFEDMPTMSELQRRYIAHVLKATGRQIGGPNGAANVLGMNRCTLYSRMKKLGMSLDDESDINLSALPL; via the coding sequence ATGATCTCTGATCTTCCCGACTTCTCACCGGTTCAATGGGATTTTTTATCGGTACTTGAAGCATTCGCATCGCCCCTACCGATCGATATTGTCGGAACCCTGGTTCCGCTTACAGCAGTATCTCTATTCGACCTGATGGAACGTGCCGCTCAGCTTAATATTCTTGAAACAACGAGCGGTCACGTCTTTGCATTATCATCGAAACTTCCTTCAATCATTACCGAAAAGCTTCAGGCCATCAATACACCGCTTCGGATTTCAGAAATGATCGACGCCTTGACCATATCCAACTTACTGGATCGGCTCGATCCCGAAATAATCGCCAAATTACTTTTGAAAGCGCAACGAGAAGAAGATGCGGTAACCATTCAGTCGTCATTAGCGGAAAAAGCCGTTCTCAGTCAGGACGTGAATACGGCCATTGTGTTCTTAAGACAGGCGCTTGAAGGAAGACATCTGCGTAACAGAAACTATTCGATCGATACGCAACTTGTTTCCCTCGTATTAAAAGTTTCCGATTTATGTTTTGCCAACGGGAAAGGCTTTCCTGAAGCCCTGTCACTCCTGCAGAAGACGTGCTTCATTTGCGAGGCAACAGGGGATAAACGTTCCCGAGCGATGATCGATATGCATATGGGAATGCATTTTTACCTCTTCAATATGTTCGATGAGTCCTTGAAAGCACTTTCAGCAGGCAAGCAGGCGGCTGAAGCGTTCGGCGACAACGATATTTTAAACTATGCCGCCGGGTACGTCGGGCTTTATTACCTGATACAAGGTGATTACAAAGAAGCACTGGCATATTTTGAAACGGCTGTGGAACAAAACAGGTTGCCGGGAAACGATGACATCAATCCGTTTGCCCCCGTGTTCTTCAGCCTGTCCGCCATGGCCTTTTACCAGTTTGATCGTGCGTTTACCATTCTGGATGTTTTTCATCGCAAGGCAGAGCAAAATAACCGATCGGGAGCCGCCGCCCTATTAAGGGCCGTTCTAGGGTATATCCTGATGAACCATCAAAAAGAAAAAGAGGCCTTATACCATCTATCCATCGCGCAGAACGCGGCCGGCGAGCAGTGTAACGCCTTTGCGCTGTGCTGGGTCAAGCTGTTTATGACGTATCATCAATTTATGATGGGTAATTTGCCGGAGGCCCGAAATGCGTTTATCAACGCCACGGATAACGCTGCAAAAGCCAATCTGGGCCTGCCGGTCGCCACATTTCCTTGGATTTTGGACATGCTTCTTGAATTTGAACGCCAAAATATTGCACCGGTTCCAAATTGCAGTCTTACCAACGCCATCGACATTATAATGAACGGGCCAAGCGCTTCCACCAAGGGATTGGCCATGCGAATTCTTGCCAAACGCGCCGTATTGAATAAACTCCCGGTCGGACAAATTTACTCTTACCTTCAAAACAGCCTAAAATACCTGGAACACACCGGGTTTATGGTCGAATTGTCAAAAACCCGAATAGAGATGGCCCGCCTTGAACTGTCAAAGGGAAACCGTGATCATGCGAGAGATTATGCGCAAGATGCATGGCGGGATTTGCCCGGGTATGCGGAACATGTTTTCCCGGATGATCTTCAGCACCTGATTGAGAATGTTTCTAAAGGATGGATACTTAAAAGCTTTATGTCACCGGAGGTTGTCTTTAACCGGTTTTCTACGATATTGGAAAAGGTTGTCCCGGCCTCCGACCTGAAAGTGCTGCTTCGTCGCGTGGTAACCGCCACCAATTGGTTTTTCAGCGCGGAGCGTGGCGGGTTTTTTTTATTTGAGGGGGACGTCAAAAAGGCCAAGGCGATACTCCTGGGCGCGGTCAATCTGACCGAAATCGAAACCGCCTCTCTAAATTTCAATACTTCGATGAATCTCATGATACAAGCGATTCAAAACGACCGCCCCTTGATCAAGAAAATTGCAATGGCCGGGCATTCAAAAATGATTCCGGTTCTTTGCATTCCCGTTAATCCGGGAGAAGGCCGCCACGGGGTTTTATACCACGACAACGCCGTTCTATCGGACTGCTTTGATTTTTTGGACGACCACGCGCTGAACCTTCTCAAAATCCACCTCAATGGTCTATGCCGCCAAATATGGGAATACTGCCGGTCGGCGCAAAGAAATAAAAATCTCTTATCGGAAGAAATCATAGAACAGGGCGCTGTCTTGAACAAAAGCATCATCGGACAAAGCCCGGTTTTTCAGGAGGTATTGAAAAAAGCCCGGCGCATCGCCGGTTCGGATTCCCCGATTCTGATCCAGGGGGAAACCGGCGCAGGCAAAGAAGTCATGGCACGATGGGTTCATAAACACAGCCCTCGCCGCAATAGCCCCTATGTTATTATCGATTCGACGACCATAGCGGAAAACCTGATCGAAAGTGAACTTTTCGGGCATGAAAAAGGTGCATTCACCGGTGCCGATCGTCAAAAACCCGGTCGCGTCGAACTGGCAAGCGGAGGGACGTTGTTTCTTGATGAAGTGGGAGAGCTGCCGCTTTCAATTCAAGCAAAGCTGCTACGAGTTTTGGAAGAAAAAACATTTACCCGGGTCGGCGGAAGTCGTGTTCATCAATGCGATTTTCGATTGATTGCCGCGACCAATCGTAATCTCGCCGCAGAGGTGAAGACCGGCCGGTTTCGGCAAGATCTGTTTTACCGTCTTAATGTGCTTCCGATAGAAATCCCCCCGCTGCGAGAAAGAAAGGAGGATATCGTTCTCCTGGCGCGGCACTTTTTGGAACTCGCGTGCAAACGTCTCAAGCGTTCTCAGCCTCCCATTACACCGGCCGATGTCTCGGCATTGCTCGCTTATCCCTGGCCTGGAAATATTCGAGAGCTGAAAAATATTATCGAAAGGGCGTCCCTTCTTTCAAGCGACCACCGTTTGGAATTGCAATTGACTGTGGCGCCGGAAAGCCGGCAAGCAAGCGCATTTGAGGATATGCCGACAATGTCCGAATTACAGCGCAGATATATCGCCCATGTATTGAAGGCAACCGGCCGGCAAATTGGCGGGCCGAATGGCGCAGCGAACGTTCTCGGAATGAATCGATGCACCCTTTACTCTCGAATGAAAAAGTTGGGTATGTCCTTGGATGATGAAAGTGACATCAATCTTTCCGCCTTACCTCTGTAA
- a CDS encoding DUF1330 domain-containing protein, with product MKTVEIKDEKLQVLDCPAMDDSPITMLNLLKYRQVADHSGYQNETPCSGREAYLRYTKHSFPLVKSIGGKVIFMGTALATIIGPDTEQWDDMLIVRYPSRKAFFGMLSSEAYRAVMFHRTAALEDSRLVAVIEGKASFQS from the coding sequence ATGAAAACAGTTGAGATTAAAGATGAAAAACTTCAAGTGCTGGATTGCCCGGCGATGGATGATTCCCCCATCACGATGCTTAATTTGTTAAAATATCGACAAGTTGCTGATCATTCAGGGTATCAAAACGAAACGCCTTGTTCCGGAAGGGAGGCTTATTTACGTTACACCAAACACTCTTTTCCCCTTGTTAAATCAATCGGCGGGAAAGTTATTTTTATGGGGACCGCGTTAGCGACGATTATCGGCCCGGATACCGAACAATGGGATGATATGCTGATCGTCCGATATCCGTCTCGAAAGGCCTTTTTCGGTATGCTGTCTTCGGAAGCGTATCGAGCGGTCATGTTTCATCGAACCGCGGCGTTGGAAGATTCTCGGCTTGTGGCGGTAATCGAGGGGAAGGCGAGTTTTCAGTCATAG
- a CDS encoding flavodoxin family protein: protein MPETEVSILGLSATIIKDGNCDVAVQEALKEAGKMDGVKTKFISMADKRVDMCKDCQHCMKHASPCNVDDDANRILEEMTRADGIIFGTPTWCRTVAPPLLHLFSRLRTTAFFTQALRNKITGLITVGFLGHGLDYTLQTMDEFTYGHGMIRAARATVISSSIIFGGRPDYLEHGVLDDKRGMRYVKIVGQRVVELSKMIKYATEAGIAPPTKFNIATGGSM, encoded by the coding sequence ATGCCGGAAACAGAAGTTTCGATATTGGGATTATCCGCCACCATTATAAAAGACGGAAATTGTGATGTGGCCGTACAGGAAGCGCTCAAAGAAGCGGGTAAAATGGATGGCGTAAAAACAAAGTTCATCAGCATGGCGGATAAACGGGTCGATATGTGCAAGGATTGTCAGCATTGCATGAAGCACGCAAGCCCGTGCAATGTGGATGATGATGCCAACCGGATACTTGAGGAGATGACGCGGGCCGACGGCATCATCTTTGGAACCCCTACCTGGTGTCGAACCGTGGCGCCGCCGTTGCTTCATTTGTTCTCAAGACTCAGAACCACCGCCTTTTTTACGCAAGCCTTGAGGAACAAAATAACCGGCCTGATTACAGTGGGTTTTTTAGGTCACGGCTTGGATTACACCTTGCAGACAATGGACGAATTCACCTATGGTCACGGCATGATACGAGCTGCCAGGGCGACGGTCATTTCGAGTTCGATTATTTTTGGCGGAAGACCCGACTACCTGGAACACGGGGTTTTGGATGACAAGCGCGGCATGCGATATGTCAAAATAGTGGGGCAACGGGTGGTAGAGTTGTCCAAAATGATAAAATACGCCACGGAAGCAGGGATTGCCCCGCCCACGAAATTTAATATCGCTACGGGAGGGTCCATGTGA
- a CDS encoding DUF2442 domain-containing protein — protein MVKVTKVSVLEDYCLEVTFDDGVCGVVDLSELVGKGVFDLWLDPRIFEQVRIGLSGELIWLDRVDLCPDALYLKVTGKKPEDVFPALRRESIYA, from the coding sequence ATGGTTAAAGTCACCAAGGTTTCCGTATTAGAAGATTATTGTTTGGAAGTGACGTTTGATGACGGTGTATGTGGTGTGGTTGACCTCTCCGAACTGGTCGGCAAAGGTGTTTTTGATTTATGGCTCGACCCGCGTATTTTCGAACAGGTCCGAATCGGTTTATCCGGCGAGCTCATCTGGCTCGATAGAGTTGATCTCTGCCCGGACGCCTTGTACCTAAAAGTTACGGGGAAAAAACCGGAGGACGTTTTTCCCGCCTTACGTCGCGAGTCTATTTATGCCTGA
- the typA gene encoding translational GTPase TypA: protein METERVTNPNIRNIAIIAHVDHGKTTLVDAMFRQSGLYRAGQQVDERVMDSMDLERERGITIAAKNCAVSWKHVKINIIDTPGHADFGGEVERALSMADGALLLVDASEGPLPQTRFVLKKTLKAGLKVIVVINKIDRADARPAEVLEEIFDLFIDLDATDEQLEFPLLYANGRDGIAQKSLTEPGESLAVLFDTIIEKIPAPTHEAGHPFQLLVSDLSYSDYLGRLAIGRVFNGEARFNESMVCIDESSRLNPLKISKLQCYEGPKLVEVDGAEPGDIVVLAGIENVAIGDTICAKENPRSLPRISVDAPTVSMRFSINNSPFSGKEGRFVQSAKIRERLVRETLRNVGIQMEETEDRESFIVKGRGEFQMAILIETMRREGFEICVGRPKVILKKEGGQTLEPIEFLFVDCDERFMGIVTEKISLRKGKMVNLVNNNRGRVRVEFSVPSRALIGYRDEFLTDTKGTGILNSIFSGYEPYRGEFPQRFTGSLVSDRTGVSVPYALFNLEPRGQLLIPPGTPVYEGMIVGEHNRDNDINVNPCKEKKLTNMRASGKDENVVLAPVKPMTLERAINFIQDDEMVEVTPKSIRLRKTILSAQKRYTLRAPKIKEDK, encoded by the coding sequence TTGGAAACCGAACGAGTCACCAATCCGAACATTCGTAATATTGCCATTATCGCTCATGTTGATCATGGCAAAACAACGCTGGTGGACGCCATGTTCCGCCAGAGTGGGCTTTACAGGGCCGGCCAGCAAGTCGATGAGCGCGTCATGGACAGCATGGACCTGGAGCGGGAGCGCGGAATTACCATCGCTGCAAAGAACTGCGCCGTTAGCTGGAAACACGTCAAGATCAACATCATCGATACGCCGGGGCATGCCGACTTTGGCGGAGAGGTCGAGCGCGCGCTATCCATGGCCGATGGCGCCCTGCTGCTGGTGGATGCTTCCGAAGGGCCGCTGCCCCAGACGCGCTTTGTGTTGAAAAAGACGCTCAAGGCCGGTTTAAAGGTGATCGTGGTGATCAACAAGATAGATCGAGCCGATGCGCGGCCTGCTGAGGTGCTGGAGGAGATTTTCGACCTGTTTATCGATCTGGACGCGACCGATGAGCAACTCGAGTTTCCCCTTCTGTATGCCAACGGGCGTGACGGCATTGCGCAAAAAAGCCTGACAGAGCCGGGCGAGTCCCTGGCCGTGCTTTTTGACACCATCATCGAAAAAATCCCGGCGCCTACCCATGAAGCGGGTCATCCCTTCCAGTTGCTCGTGTCGGATCTGAGCTATTCGGATTACCTGGGCCGATTGGCAATCGGCCGGGTGTTCAACGGGGAAGCGCGCTTTAATGAGAGCATGGTCTGCATCGACGAGTCGAGCCGCTTGAATCCCCTCAAGATATCGAAACTTCAATGCTATGAAGGCCCGAAACTGGTGGAAGTCGATGGGGCCGAACCCGGAGACATCGTGGTGCTGGCGGGTATTGAAAATGTGGCGATCGGTGATACCATCTGCGCCAAGGAAAATCCGAGATCGTTGCCCCGCATCTCCGTGGACGCGCCCACGGTGTCCATGCGCTTTTCCATCAACAACTCACCTTTTTCCGGAAAAGAAGGCCGCTTTGTTCAATCCGCCAAGATTCGGGAGCGACTGGTTCGCGAAACGCTTCGAAACGTCGGGATTCAGATGGAAGAGACCGAGGATCGCGAGTCCTTTATCGTGAAGGGGCGGGGTGAATTTCAGATGGCGATTCTGATTGAAACCATGCGGCGGGAAGGCTTTGAGATTTGTGTCGGTCGCCCCAAGGTAATTTTGAAGAAAGAGGGCGGACAAACCCTGGAGCCGATCGAATTTCTTTTTGTGGATTGCGATGAGCGATTCATGGGCATTGTCACCGAAAAGATATCGCTCAGAAAGGGCAAGATGGTGAACCTGGTCAATAACAACCGGGGACGCGTGCGCGTTGAATTCTCTGTGCCGTCCCGAGCCCTCATCGGATACCGGGATGAATTTTTAACCGACACCAAGGGCACCGGCATTCTCAATTCCATTTTTTCAGGTTACGAGCCCTATCGGGGGGAGTTTCCCCAGCGATTTACCGGCTCGCTTGTTTCAGACCGGACCGGCGTCTCGGTTCCCTATGCGTTATTTAACCTGGAGCCGCGCGGACAGCTTCTGATTCCACCGGGAACACCGGTTTACGAGGGCATGATCGTCGGTGAGCATAACCGGGACAATGATATCAATGTCAACCCCTGCAAGGAAAAGAAGCTGACCAATATGCGGGCCTCGGGAAAGGATGAAAACGTGGTCCTCGCGCCCGTAAAGCCCATGACCCTGGAAAGAGCCATCAATTTTATTCAGGACGATGAAATGGTGGAGGTGACGCCCAAATCAATTCGGCTGAGGAAAACCATTTTATCCGCCCAAAAGCGCTACACCCTTCGCGCCCCTAAAATAAAGGAGGATAAATGA
- the tssJ gene encoding type VI secretion system lipoprotein TssJ, with translation MNKSAATLTILMSFFLIVSCASRPPLAPPEWRFEKDAVKLTFQADPNLNLYNNISHTLQLCVYQLKDPNGFNQRVQTEDGLYSLLACSLFDASVANFRSVIVRPGENISFAMDRAEGAKYIGIAAGYAEIEKDRITRLIEIPAVIVDEGGGFSSRQVAKPDTINLNLRLGPLQIETGTGE, from the coding sequence TTGAACAAGTCAGCAGCCACCCTCACCATTCTCATGAGTTTTTTCCTAATCGTTTCCTGCGCTTCCCGGCCGCCCCTCGCGCCGCCGGAGTGGCGGTTTGAAAAAGATGCGGTCAAGCTGACCTTCCAGGCGGACCCCAACCTCAATCTTTATAATAATATTTCGCACACGCTTCAGCTTTGCGTCTACCAGCTCAAGGACCCCAACGGTTTCAATCAACGCGTCCAAACCGAAGACGGGCTTTACAGTCTGTTGGCGTGTTCGCTCTTCGATGCCAGTGTTGCAAATTTCAGGAGCGTGATCGTCCGGCCCGGCGAGAATATTTCCTTTGCGATGGATCGTGCGGAAGGCGCCAAATACATCGGCATCGCGGCCGGCTATGCGGAAATTGAAAAAGACCGCATCACCCGTCTTATCGAAATTCCAGCCGTTATTGTTGACGAAGGGGGCGGTTTCAGTAGTCGGCAGGTTGCAAAACCGGACACCATTAATCTGAACCTGCGGCTTGGCCCGCTCCAGATCGAAACCGGCACGGGAGAGTAG
- the tssK gene encoding type VI secretion system baseplate subunit TssK, with protein MERPLFWHQGLFLQPQHFQLEGLHTRALLTPFHTLLAPHFWGVGEMNIQKSALGNRTFSLLKGEFIFPDATHLTFPGNALIEARSFEKDWEDGGKPLSVLLGIRKWNTTGENVTVLPNLEDISGVTTRFVTTADAEEVIDLHQSGPSAQVKHLYYVLRLFWGNEIDQLGDFVLLPISQLVRTGEEIGFAPGFVPPSLTLTSDETLLKYIKEIRDEIFARTRQLEAYKKSRGIHTAEFGARDMVYLLALRSLNRYVPLLHHFTETRQVHPWQAYGVLRQIVGELSSFSEEVSVMGELSDSTQLLMGYDHRRIGDCFSGAHDLIIRLLNEITAGPDYMIPLLYDGTYFAADLNPAVFSGANRYYLVFETQSDPQGLLQSLETAGKLGARESLPLLIARALPGVRLDHLVLPPQELPRRSFSIYFQIDHHSDLWSRVEKSNNLALYWDTAPEDLKVELMVVGRS; from the coding sequence ATGGAAAGACCCTTGTTTTGGCATCAGGGCCTGTTTTTACAGCCTCAGCACTTTCAACTGGAAGGCCTTCATACGCGAGCGCTGCTGACCCCTTTTCACACGCTGTTAGCTCCCCATTTCTGGGGCGTTGGGGAAATGAACATTCAAAAATCCGCGCTGGGTAATCGCACGTTCAGTCTGCTTAAAGGCGAGTTCATATTTCCGGATGCCACCCACCTCACCTTTCCCGGAAACGCCCTGATAGAAGCCCGTTCTTTTGAAAAAGACTGGGAAGATGGCGGTAAACCCTTAAGCGTGCTGCTCGGAATTCGAAAGTGGAACACCACCGGTGAGAATGTCACGGTGTTGCCCAATCTTGAGGACATCTCCGGCGTCACGACTCGTTTTGTGACAACCGCGGACGCCGAGGAAGTCATCGACCTGCACCAGAGCGGCCCTTCGGCCCAAGTCAAGCACTTATACTATGTCCTGCGGCTTTTTTGGGGAAATGAGATCGATCAACTCGGCGACTTTGTGCTGTTGCCGATCAGCCAGTTGGTCCGCACCGGGGAAGAAATCGGTTTCGCACCCGGTTTTGTACCGCCGAGCCTCACGCTCACGAGCGACGAAACATTGCTGAAATATATCAAGGAAATTCGGGATGAAATCTTCGCCAGAACCCGTCAGCTTGAAGCCTATAAGAAATCACGCGGTATTCATACCGCAGAATTCGGCGCCAGGGATATGGTGTACCTGCTGGCGTTAAGATCGCTGAACCGGTATGTCCCGCTGCTGCACCATTTTACGGAAACCAGGCAAGTTCACCCCTGGCAGGCTTACGGCGTGTTAAGACAAATCGTTGGCGAGTTATCCTCCTTTTCCGAGGAGGTCTCCGTCATGGGGGAATTGTCGGACAGCACCCAATTGCTCATGGGCTACGACCACAGGCGCATTGGCGATTGCTTTTCCGGCGCCCACGACCTGATCATTCGATTATTGAATGAAATCACCGCCGGGCCCGACTATATGATTCCGCTGCTTTATGACGGCACCTATTTCGCGGCGGATCTCAATCCGGCCGTATTCAGCGGCGCCAATCGGTATTATCTGGTGTTTGAAACCCAATCGGACCCGCAGGGCCTGCTTCAGTCCCTTGAAACCGCTGGCAAGCTCGGCGCCAGGGAATCCCTGCCCCTTTTAATCGCCCGGGCACTTCCGGGCGTCCGGTTGGATCATCTCGTGCTGCCGCCCCAGGAGTTGCCCCGCCGTTCCTTTTCCATCTATTTTCAGATTGACCATCACAGCGACCTGTGGAGCCGTGTGGAAAAGTCCAACAACCTGGCGCTGTATTGGGATACAGCGCCGGAAGATCTAAAAGTCGAATTAATGGTGGTCGGGAGGTCCTAA
- a CDS encoding DotU family type IV/VI secretion system protein, which yields MRLTDCFMELIAYVAYFLKTAASKQPAYQAVKAEIDRLISNSQLICEKGKFAQEDYNLARFAVFAWIDEAILSSEWKEKNRWQAEQLQRVYYQTTDAGELFYDRLNTVGLQQRDVREVYYLCLAMGFTGRHCHAGDEFLLDQLKSSNLKILTGNAAGLLASEKGELFPEGYAAGTGTPIERTSGFRFSLFTLFSLCFPVGLYFLLFLIYRFVLSNIGDNLFATVR from the coding sequence ATGCGTCTGACGGATTGTTTCATGGAACTGATTGCCTATGTCGCCTATTTTCTGAAAACCGCGGCAAGCAAACAGCCCGCCTATCAGGCGGTAAAAGCTGAAATCGATCGGCTCATATCCAATAGCCAGTTGATTTGTGAAAAGGGCAAATTCGCTCAGGAAGATTACAACCTAGCCAGATTTGCCGTTTTCGCATGGATCGATGAGGCCATTTTGAGTTCCGAATGGAAAGAAAAAAACCGATGGCAAGCCGAGCAATTGCAGCGGGTGTATTACCAGACCACGGATGCGGGCGAGCTTTTCTATGACCGGCTCAACACCGTAGGGCTTCAGCAGCGGGATGTGCGGGAGGTTTATTATTTATGTCTTGCCATGGGATTTACCGGCCGCCACTGTCATGCCGGGGATGAATTTCTTCTGGACCAGCTCAAAAGCTCAAATCTTAAAATTCTCACCGGTAACGCGGCCGGACTGCTCGCCTCTGAAAAAGGCGAGCTTTTTCCCGAAGGCTACGCCGCCGGCACCGGAACCCCCATCGAACGGACATCGGGATTCCGTTTTTCCCTTTTTACGCTTTTCAGCCTGTGTTTTCCGGTAGGTCTTTATTTCCTTTTATTCCTCATATACCGGTTTGTGTTGAGCAACATTGGCGATAACCTGTTTGCGACGGTGCGGTAA